A genomic window from Streptomyces sp. NBC_01429 includes:
- a CDS encoding FBP domain-containing protein gives MNPLTDREIRAAFVNCTKGEAKRLAVPRDLADRPWDDLDYLGWRDPQSPGRAYLVTVLDGRPRGLALRCPSPAPSGMRRAMCTMCLTTHTGGVSLMVAPKAGKAGQHGNSVGAYMCDDLACSLYVRGKKDAGAGARLHESLTLEEKIQRTVANVAAFVAKVTE, from the coding sequence ATGAACCCGTTGACCGACCGAGAGATCCGTGCCGCGTTCGTGAACTGCACGAAGGGCGAGGCCAAGCGGCTGGCCGTGCCCCGCGACCTGGCCGACCGGCCGTGGGACGACCTGGACTACCTGGGCTGGCGCGATCCGCAGTCCCCGGGCCGCGCCTACCTCGTCACCGTCCTGGACGGCCGGCCGCGCGGCCTCGCGCTGCGCTGCCCCAGCCCCGCGCCCTCGGGGATGCGGCGCGCCATGTGCACGATGTGCCTGACCACCCACACCGGCGGCGTCTCCCTGATGGTCGCGCCGAAGGCGGGGAAGGCCGGGCAGCATGGCAACTCGGTCGGCGCCTACATGTGCGACGACCTGGCCTGCTCGCTGTACGTACGGGGCAAGAAGGACGCGGGCGCCGGCGCGCGGCTCCACGAGTCGCTCACCCTGGAGGAGAAGATCCAGCGGACCGTGGCGAACGTCGCCGCGTTCGTCGCCAAGGTGACGGAGTGA
- a CDS encoding GDSL-type esterase/lipase family protein translates to MRTTPHDWISTPLTEDILRGHLDLEHTAHGILPHRLPARARAQCADPQLAMAEAQPSGVRLAFRTRATAVELDTLPTKRVYPGAPPRPDGVYDLLVDGSLTGRASVTGGNTLTIDMATGTAESRPGPVGTLRFTDLPEGVKNVEIWLPHNETTELVALRTDAPVEPVPDRGRRVWLHHGSSISHGSDAASPSTTWPALAASLGGVELINLGLGGSALLDPFTARALRDTPADLISVKIGINVVNTDLMRLRAFGPAVHGFLDTIREGHPSTPLLVVSPILCPIHEDTPGPSAPDLTALSAGRLSFRATGDPAERASGKLTLGVIRDELARIVRQRAAEDPNLHHLDGRELYGPADSAELPLPDQLHPDAATHRRMGERFAERAFTADGPFGK, encoded by the coding sequence ATGCGCACCACCCCGCACGACTGGATCAGCACACCCCTCACCGAGGACATCCTGCGCGGCCACCTCGACCTGGAACACACCGCACACGGCATCCTGCCGCACCGGCTGCCGGCCAGGGCCCGCGCCCAGTGCGCCGACCCGCAGCTCGCCATGGCGGAGGCGCAGCCCTCCGGCGTACGGCTGGCCTTCCGGACCCGGGCCACCGCCGTCGAGCTGGACACACTGCCCACCAAGCGGGTCTACCCGGGCGCACCGCCCCGCCCGGACGGTGTGTACGACCTGCTCGTCGACGGCAGTCTGACCGGCCGGGCCAGTGTGACCGGCGGCAACACCCTGACCATCGACATGGCCACCGGCACCGCCGAGAGCAGGCCCGGACCGGTGGGCACCCTCCGCTTCACCGATCTGCCCGAAGGCGTCAAGAACGTCGAGATCTGGCTGCCGCACAACGAGACCACCGAACTCGTCGCGCTGCGCACCGACGCCCCCGTCGAGCCCGTACCGGACCGGGGCCGCCGCGTGTGGCTGCACCACGGCAGTTCGATCAGCCACGGCTCCGACGCGGCCTCCCCCTCCACGACCTGGCCGGCGCTCGCCGCCTCGCTGGGCGGGGTGGAGCTGATCAACCTGGGGCTGGGCGGCAGCGCTCTGCTCGACCCGTTCACCGCCCGCGCCCTGCGGGACACCCCCGCCGACCTGATCAGCGTCAAGATCGGCATCAACGTGGTCAACACCGACCTGATGCGGCTGCGCGCCTTCGGCCCCGCCGTCCACGGCTTCCTCGACACCATCCGCGAGGGCCACCCCAGCACGCCGCTGCTGGTCGTCTCCCCCATCCTGTGCCCCATCCACGAGGACACGCCGGGCCCCAGCGCCCCTGACCTGACCGCTCTCAGCGCCGGGCGGCTGAGCTTCCGCGCCACGGGCGACCCGGCGGAGCGCGCGAGCGGCAAGCTGACCCTGGGCGTCATCCGGGACGAGCTGGCCCGCATCGTGCGGCAGCGGGCGGCCGAGGACCCGAACCTGCACCACCTCGACGGCCGCGAGCTCTACGGCCCGGCCGACTCCGCCGAACTCCCCCTCCCCGACCAGCTCCACCCGGACGCCGCCACCCACCGCCGCATGGGCGAGCGCTTCGCCGAGCGGGCCTTCACCGCCGACGGCCCGTTCGGGAAGTGA
- a CDS encoding NADase-type glycan-binding domain-containing protein has translation MTSQQTSPSTPPSSTAGGDTGNEPRHCAECGTRPTPGQSFCEGCGAVLSWTPDPRERSTGTSGTGASGASRPGTPADADAGHADPVREPAHEPAPEPAHAPAHTPAHALAHEQAPETVREPARAEAPVPAPVPDELDTLPTLPVTRAPAASSAEAPAAEPLDSDASARARALLVPVAEQRAPAPAPDVAPVLPGTPAAARPRVHAPGGEPADETGPPCPWCEVGNRPDRHFCRRCGMSLAERPGVPEARLPWWRRMWDFGNGPTPWAGDRPKLRRGIGRIFTWIVYGLALGLLIYAVFNVGTAWNAARDHFSKRAQITPDSAAASRSFGKHPPKLLFDKVSNSWWGPGISGAAEGEWVEARFQEPTRLLDILITSGISNKAPDLTEAALPHRMDAVITTADGKKTTRHIKLDQISGPQQRKFRAQNVVSVRFVIRSAFNVGTDKQVSIAEIEFFTRATSSDS, from the coding sequence GTGACCAGTCAGCAGACTTCCCCTTCCACGCCACCTTCTTCCACGGCCGGAGGCGACACGGGGAACGAGCCGCGACACTGCGCCGAGTGCGGTACGCGGCCGACCCCGGGGCAGTCCTTCTGCGAAGGCTGCGGCGCGGTCCTGAGCTGGACCCCGGACCCGCGGGAACGGAGTACGGGTACGTCGGGTACGGGCGCTTCGGGCGCCTCGCGCCCGGGTACGCCGGCCGACGCGGACGCCGGGCACGCGGACCCGGTACGCGAGCCCGCACATGAACCGGCACCCGAACCGGCCCATGCCCCGGCCCACACACCGGCCCATGCCCTGGCCCACGAACAGGCACCCGAGACCGTGCGCGAGCCCGCGCGCGCCGAGGCGCCGGTGCCGGCGCCGGTGCCCGACGAGCTGGACACCCTGCCCACGCTGCCGGTCACCCGCGCCCCGGCGGCCTCGTCCGCCGAGGCTCCGGCCGCCGAACCCCTGGACTCGGACGCGAGCGCGCGGGCCCGTGCCCTGCTCGTACCGGTCGCCGAACAGCGCGCCCCCGCACCGGCACCGGACGTCGCCCCGGTCCTGCCCGGCACGCCCGCCGCGGCCCGCCCCCGGGTCCACGCCCCCGGCGGCGAACCGGCCGACGAGACCGGCCCCCCGTGCCCCTGGTGCGAGGTCGGCAACCGCCCCGACCGGCACTTCTGCCGACGCTGCGGCATGTCCCTCGCGGAGCGCCCCGGCGTCCCGGAGGCCCGGCTCCCCTGGTGGCGCCGGATGTGGGACTTCGGCAACGGCCCGACGCCGTGGGCGGGCGACCGCCCGAAGCTGCGCCGGGGGATCGGCCGTATCTTCACCTGGATCGTGTACGGCCTCGCGCTCGGGCTGCTGATCTACGCGGTGTTCAACGTGGGTACGGCGTGGAACGCGGCGCGCGACCACTTCTCGAAGCGCGCCCAGATCACCCCGGACTCCGCGGCGGCGTCCCGTTCCTTCGGCAAGCACCCGCCGAAGCTGCTCTTCGACAAGGTCAGCAACAGCTGGTGGGGCCCCGGCATCTCGGGGGCCGCCGAGGGCGAGTGGGTCGAGGCGCGCTTCCAGGAGCCCACCCGGCTGCTGGACATCCTCATCACGTCCGGCATCTCCAACAAGGCGCCCGACCTCACCGAGGCCGCGCTGCCGCACCGTATGGACGCGGTCATCACCACGGCCGACGGGAAGAAGACCACGCGCCACATCAAGCTCGACCAGATCAGCGGGCCCCAGCAGCGCAAGTTCCGGGCGCAGAACGTCGTCAGCGTACGGTTCGTCATTCGCTCGGCGTTCAACGTGGGCACCGACAAGCAGGTCTCGATAGCCGAGATCGAGTTCTTCACCCGCGCCACGAGCAGCGACTCGTAG
- a CDS encoding M23 family metallopeptidase, which translates to MRIARWMVPVIVVGVMTPISIGLGAVMLGTFDDSEAADGNAPAPVGTELKAGDVGVPVIYAKLIRDAADDCDDKLLTAPVLAAQLKQGSNFNPRALSLASDGSDGSGDDERSLTDPRTEDQQAADDTADDKTDEEPLEESPTGEPSSPESPLGDELTEGTRAGRPVTKGIAQFSDADWAAEGIDGNNDGTKDVLDPADAIPSQGRKMCGLLRTAKEHPGYRGAPLELALAGYHAGWTTVETYGGVPRATGADGETYQYVKAVMKSSPQMVVPAGGNAAGGWTLPVQAPAGTPYHQRGSSWSTGLHTGVDFVVPTGTPVTAIGPGEVVTAGPGGDYGNQVVIRHEDGMYSQYAHLSQVKAVVGQSVQGGTLIGWSGATGNVTGPHLHFEMRTGPAFGSDIAPTPYLRAKGLIS; encoded by the coding sequence GTGAGGATCGCTCGCTGGATGGTGCCGGTCATCGTCGTGGGCGTGATGACGCCGATATCGATCGGGCTCGGAGCCGTCATGCTCGGGACCTTCGACGACAGCGAGGCGGCCGACGGGAACGCCCCCGCACCGGTCGGCACCGAGCTGAAGGCGGGCGACGTGGGGGTGCCCGTCATCTACGCGAAGCTCATACGCGACGCGGCGGACGACTGCGACGACAAGCTGCTCACCGCGCCCGTGCTGGCAGCGCAGTTGAAGCAGGGGAGCAACTTCAACCCGAGAGCCCTGTCGCTCGCTTCGGACGGGTCGGACGGGTCGGGGGACGACGAGCGCTCGCTGACGGACCCGCGGACCGAGGACCAGCAGGCGGCGGACGACACGGCGGACGACAAGACCGACGAGGAGCCGCTCGAAGAGAGCCCCACCGGCGAACCCTCCTCCCCCGAAAGCCCGTTGGGCGACGAGCTGACCGAGGGAACGCGGGCCGGGCGGCCCGTCACCAAAGGCATCGCGCAGTTCTCCGACGCCGACTGGGCGGCCGAGGGGATCGACGGCAACAACGACGGCACCAAGGACGTCCTGGACCCGGCGGACGCCATACCGTCACAGGGCAGGAAGATGTGCGGACTCCTGCGGACCGCGAAGGAGCATCCCGGCTACCGGGGCGCTCCCCTGGAACTGGCCCTGGCCGGGTACCACGCGGGCTGGACGACGGTCGAGACGTACGGCGGTGTGCCGCGCGCGACCGGGGCGGACGGGGAGACGTACCAGTACGTCAAGGCCGTCATGAAGTCCTCCCCCCAGATGGTCGTCCCGGCCGGCGGCAACGCGGCCGGCGGCTGGACCCTGCCCGTCCAGGCACCGGCCGGCACCCCGTACCACCAGCGGGGCTCCTCCTGGTCCACCGGCCTGCACACCGGCGTCGACTTCGTGGTCCCCACCGGCACGCCGGTCACGGCCATCGGCCCCGGCGAGGTCGTCACGGCCGGGCCCGGCGGCGACTACGGCAATCAGGTCGTCATCCGCCACGAGGACGGCATGTACAGCCAGTACGCCCATCTCTCCCAGGTGAAGGCCGTCGTCGGCCAGAGCGTGCAGGGCGGCACGCTCATCGGCTGGTCAGGCGCGACCGGCAACGTCACGGGGCCGCACCTGCACTTCGAGATGCGCACGGGACCCGCGTTCGGCTCCGACATCGCCCCGACCCCCTATCTGCGCGCCAAGGGCCTGATCAGCTAG
- a CDS encoding TetR/AcrR family transcriptional regulator, which translates to MAYAGLTTERLTLAGAELADEVGFDQVTVSELARRFDVKVASLYSHVRNSQDLRTRIALLALEELADRVAAALAGRAAKDALTAFANVYRDYAREHPGRYAAAQLRLDPETAAASAGGRHSRMTRAILRGYDLPEPDQTHAVRLLGSVFHGYVSLEARGGFSHSAPDSEVSWSRILDALDALLRNWPAP; encoded by the coding sequence ATGGCATACGCAGGACTGACCACGGAACGGCTGACCCTGGCGGGGGCGGAGCTGGCCGACGAGGTCGGCTTCGACCAGGTGACGGTCTCGGAGCTGGCCAGACGCTTCGACGTGAAGGTCGCGAGCCTCTACTCGCATGTGAGGAACTCCCAGGACCTGAGGACGAGGATCGCCCTGCTCGCCCTGGAGGAACTCGCCGACCGGGTCGCCGCCGCCCTGGCCGGGCGGGCCGCCAAGGACGCCCTGACCGCCTTCGCGAACGTCTACCGCGACTACGCCCGCGAGCATCCCGGCCGCTACGCCGCCGCCCAGCTGCGGCTCGACCCGGAGACGGCGGCGGCGAGCGCGGGCGGCAGGCACTCGCGGATGACGCGGGCGATCCTGCGCGGCTACGACCTGCCGGAGCCCGACCAGACGCACGCGGTCCGGCTGCTGGGCAGCGTCTTCCACGGCTACGTCAGCCTGGAGGCGCGGGGAGGGTTCAGCCACAGCGCCCCCGACTCGGAGGTGTCGTGGTCCAGGATCCTGGACGCTCTCGACGCCCTGCTGCGGAACTGGCCCGCGCCCTGA
- a CDS encoding phage tail protein codes for MLPAVFADDDLAQRFVAGIDEVLAPLHNVLDNLDAYFMPSLAPADFTRWLGGWVGAETEGPDTAGRAEAPVAAPGTGHPQDSEATVALRAAVTAAVRLHRIRGTRRGLSEAVRLAFGVEPEITESGAATWDARPLGPVPGESRPRLHVTVRLSDPDPAAEHRLERLVAAARPAHMPYTVQVTAAERTSDR; via the coding sequence ATGCTGCCCGCGGTGTTCGCCGACGACGACCTCGCCCAGCGCTTCGTCGCGGGCATCGACGAGGTCCTCGCGCCGCTCCACAACGTCCTCGACAACCTGGACGCCTACTTCATGCCGTCGCTCGCCCCCGCGGACTTCACCCGCTGGCTCGGCGGCTGGGTGGGCGCGGAGACCGAGGGACCCGACACGGCCGGGCGCGCCGAGGCCCCGGTCGCCGCACCGGGCACCGGCCACCCGCAGGACTCCGAGGCGACGGTCGCGCTGCGCGCCGCGGTGACCGCCGCCGTACGACTGCACCGCATCCGCGGCACCAGGCGCGGACTGTCCGAGGCGGTACGGCTCGCCTTCGGTGTGGAGCCGGAGATCACCGAGAGCGGCGCGGCCACCTGGGACGCCAGGCCCCTGGGCCCGGTCCCCGGCGAGAGCCGCCCGCGCCTGCACGTCACCGTACGGCTGTCGGACCCCGACCCCGCCGCCGAGCACCGGCTGGAGCGCCTCGTAGCGGCAGCTCGCCCCGCCCATATGCCTTACACGGTCCAGGTGACCGCCGCCGAAAGGACTTCCGACAGGTGA
- a CDS encoding SDR family oxidoreductase has translation MRKTDSTDQEHRPAPGIALVTGAGSGIGRAVALALTGAGWTVVLAGRSPGTLDETAARAAAAGAPGTAATLPVPTDVSDPQAVDALFATVRERYGRLDLLFNNAGTFGPGGVPLDELPYAAWRRVLDTNLTGTFLCAQAAFRLMRDQDPQGGRIINNGSISAHAPRPDSVAYTTTKHGMTGLTKSLSLDGRPYRIACGQIDIGNASTDMTEQTRRGVPQANGERMAEPVMDVADVARTVLHMAELPLEANIQFATVMATAMPYIGRG, from the coding sequence ATGCGGAAGACCGACTCCACCGACCAGGAACACCGCCCCGCGCCGGGAATCGCCCTGGTGACCGGCGCGGGCTCGGGCATCGGCCGCGCCGTCGCCCTGGCCCTGACCGGCGCGGGCTGGACGGTGGTCCTGGCCGGCCGGAGCCCGGGGACACTGGACGAGACGGCGGCGCGGGCGGCGGCGGCCGGAGCCCCGGGTACGGCGGCGACACTGCCCGTACCGACCGATGTGTCCGACCCGCAGGCGGTGGACGCCCTGTTCGCGACGGTACGCGAGCGCTACGGCCGCCTCGACCTGCTCTTCAACAACGCGGGCACCTTCGGCCCCGGCGGCGTCCCCCTGGACGAACTGCCGTACGCGGCCTGGCGCAGGGTCCTGGACACCAACCTCACCGGCACCTTCCTCTGCGCGCAGGCCGCCTTCCGCCTGATGCGGGACCAGGACCCCCAGGGCGGCCGGATCATCAACAACGGCTCCATCTCCGCCCACGCCCCCCGCCCCGACTCCGTCGCCTACACCACCACCAAGCACGGCATGACCGGCCTCACCAAGTCCCTCTCCCTGGACGGCCGCCCGTACCGCATCGCCTGCGGCCAGATCGACATCGGCAACGCCTCCACCGACATGACCGAACAGACGCGGCGCGGGGTGCCGCAGGCGAACGGCGAGCGGATGGCCGAGCCGGTCATGGACGTCGCCGACGTGGCCAGGACCGTACTGCACATGGCGGAACTGCCCCTGGAGGCGAACATCCAGTTCGCGACGGTGATGGCGACGGCGATGCCGTACATCGGCCGGGGCTGA
- a CDS encoding putative baseplate assembly protein, translated as MALPSPNLDDRRFQQFVDDAKRYIQQRAPEWTDHNVSDPGVTLVETVAHMADQIVYRLNRVPEKNHLAFLDLIGITLFPPSAARADVTFWLSAPQQQSVVLATGTEVATARTQTEDAVVFATERELTVVPCELSYLVVQRTDEEATDRTSDLAESKDVHCFTEAPRPGDRMLFGLSAAVPECVVVLELDSQVDGVGVDPRQPPLAWEAWTADGWVGCDVDRDTTGGLNRPGEVVLHVPGGHALSRTGRREAGWLRCRVTEPEQGQPFYTTSPTIRSAEAFSIGGTTGVVHAETVRDEALGESTGLPGHRLRLANSPVVGDAQPLLLQVAERDGWVDWETVGHFAASGPTDRHLTLDATTGEIAFGPSVREPDGTLRQYGAVPPKGAPIRARRYRTGGGKAGNVARGAIQVLRDSVPYISDVINREAARGGVDGETVEEAKLRAPIALSAQDRAVTLRDYEELARRAAPETARITCIEAEPDEHGAHAVRVLVVPQAVSDPGGRLRFEQLVPGDALLGRITRYLDERRLIGTRLAVGPPFYQGVTVVATVHAFRGTDTDRVRRQAHDALYRHLDPLTGGAHGTGWPFGRPVQAGEVFAVLQRVPGVELVDEVLLHPADPLSGKRGDPTERIDLEPPALVFSFDHRVRVIGDAS; from the coding sequence ATGGCCCTGCCCTCCCCCAACCTCGACGACCGGCGCTTCCAGCAGTTCGTCGACGACGCCAAGCGCTACATCCAGCAGCGCGCCCCCGAGTGGACCGACCACAACGTCTCCGACCCGGGCGTGACCCTCGTCGAGACGGTCGCCCACATGGCCGACCAGATCGTGTACCGGCTCAACCGGGTGCCAGAGAAGAACCACCTCGCGTTCCTGGACCTCATCGGGATCACACTCTTCCCGCCGTCCGCGGCCCGCGCCGACGTCACGTTCTGGCTGTCGGCGCCGCAGCAGCAGTCCGTCGTGCTGGCGACGGGCACCGAGGTCGCCACGGCCCGCACCCAGACCGAGGACGCGGTGGTCTTCGCCACCGAACGCGAACTCACCGTCGTGCCGTGCGAGTTGTCGTATCTCGTGGTCCAGCGGACCGACGAGGAGGCGACCGACCGCACCTCGGACCTCGCCGAGTCCAAGGACGTGCACTGCTTCACGGAGGCCCCGCGCCCCGGTGACCGCATGCTGTTCGGGCTCAGCGCCGCCGTACCGGAGTGTGTCGTCGTCCTGGAGCTGGACAGCCAGGTGGACGGCGTCGGTGTCGACCCCAGGCAGCCGCCGCTCGCCTGGGAGGCGTGGACCGCCGACGGCTGGGTCGGCTGCGACGTCGACCGGGACACCACCGGCGGACTCAACCGCCCCGGCGAGGTCGTGCTGCACGTCCCCGGCGGACACGCGCTCTCCCGCACCGGGCGGCGCGAGGCGGGCTGGCTGCGCTGCCGGGTCACCGAGCCGGAACAGGGCCAGCCGTTCTACACCACCTCGCCCACCATCCGCTCCGCCGAGGCGTTCAGCATCGGCGGCACCACCGGCGTCGTGCACGCCGAGACGGTGCGCGACGAAGCGCTGGGGGAGTCCACCGGGCTGCCGGGACACCGGCTGCGGCTGGCCAACAGCCCCGTCGTCGGCGACGCGCAGCCGCTGCTCCTCCAGGTCGCCGAGCGCGACGGCTGGGTCGACTGGGAGACCGTCGGCCACTTCGCCGCCTCGGGCCCCACCGACCGGCACCTCACCCTGGACGCGACCACCGGCGAGATCGCCTTCGGCCCGTCCGTACGCGAACCGGACGGCACCCTGCGCCAGTACGGGGCCGTACCGCCCAAGGGCGCGCCCATCCGGGCCCGCCGCTACCGTACGGGCGGCGGAAAGGCGGGCAATGTCGCCAGGGGCGCCATCCAGGTGCTGCGCGACTCCGTCCCGTACATCTCCGACGTCATCAACCGTGAGGCCGCGCGCGGCGGGGTCGACGGCGAGACCGTCGAGGAGGCGAAGCTCAGGGCGCCCATCGCGCTGAGCGCGCAGGACCGTGCCGTGACCCTGCGGGACTACGAGGAGCTGGCGCGGCGCGCGGCCCCCGAGACCGCGCGCATCACCTGCATCGAGGCCGAGCCGGACGAGCACGGCGCGCACGCCGTGCGGGTGCTGGTCGTCCCGCAGGCCGTCTCCGACCCGGGCGGCCGGCTGCGCTTCGAACAACTCGTACCGGGAGACGCGCTGTTGGGGCGCATCACCCGCTACCTGGACGAACGGCGCCTGATCGGCACCCGGTTGGCGGTCGGGCCGCCCTTCTACCAGGGCGTGACGGTCGTCGCGACGGTGCACGCCTTCCGCGGCACCGACACCGACCGGGTCAGGCGGCAGGCGCACGACGCCCTGTACCGCCATCTCGACCCGCTGACCGGGGGAGCGCACGGCACGGGCTGGCCCTTCGGCCGTCCGGTACAGGCGGGAGAGGTCTTCGCGGTGCTGCAACGCGTGCCCGGCGTCGAGCTGGTGGACGAGGTGCTGCTGCACCCCGCCGACCCGCTCAGCGGCAAGCGCGGCGACCCCACGGAGCGGATCGACCTCGAACCCCCCGCGCTGGTCTTCTCGTTCGACCACCGCGTCCGGGTGATAGGGGACGCGTCGTGA
- a CDS encoding GPW/gp25 family protein, protein MAEQFVGSGWAFPMRISPTGGIAMVSGEREVEEAIRLVLSTAPGERPMRPEFGCAIHDMVFAPVNEATAGRIQHEVHTCLDRWEPRIEVDDVAVTAGAEQGVLFIDVRYSITGTNNPRSLVFPFYVIPSHDGPEGSGTSDEHLGRDR, encoded by the coding sequence ATGGCCGAACAGTTCGTGGGCTCCGGCTGGGCGTTCCCGATGCGCATCAGTCCCACCGGCGGTATCGCCATGGTCAGCGGGGAACGCGAGGTCGAGGAGGCCATCCGGCTCGTCCTCTCCACCGCGCCCGGTGAGCGGCCGATGCGGCCCGAATTCGGCTGTGCCATCCACGACATGGTCTTCGCCCCCGTCAACGAGGCCACCGCGGGCCGGATCCAGCACGAGGTGCACACGTGCCTGGACCGCTGGGAACCGCGCATCGAGGTCGATGACGTCGCGGTGACCGCCGGCGCGGAACAGGGCGTCCTCTTCATCGACGTCCGCTACTCGATCACGGGCACCAACAACCCACGCAGTCTGGTCTTTCCGTTCTACGTGATCCCCTCCCACGACGGGCCCGAGGGGTCCGGCACGTCCGACGAGCACCTTGGAAGAGACCGCTGA
- a CDS encoding VgrG-related protein, translating into MSDIGFSNILTVKIAGMKLKSPEDKKLVGGWVDFGAGVPGAFQLTFRDEKRDILGKLNVEIGVPVVIAPLSDGKGTPLITGEVTALETDYDRTGTFTVIRGYDKGHRMLRQRRVAAYKNKTATEIAVELARKNGLPMGKTQRTKGQYEFISQANVTDWDFVQRLADENEMVMSINSLGRFQFVKRQHAATAPPESLPSDKSALLLKGGEDILRCRAAVTSADQVTAVEARGWNVTTKQPLVSKSPALDNSGFAIGTTPAEVSKSFGKAELVETDTPYDKLDEVKHAADALADDVTSSFAEVEITARGNTELRPGVAVTLKDVGKPFQGKYTVTAARHTFGDQEHYQTFLNVSGRQWRSLYGLASGGGAGSPARLPSVANALVTDIKDPLRQGRVKLKFPWLDDMYVSDWTRTVQFGGVKGGGMISPDVDDEVLVAFDRGALDHPYVIGGLYNGVDKPDPVDVPVYDPTRGKVTRRTLSDRSNNRIDLLDQSVGLKRGVRLSTGDNRLTINLDRTKTEIVVDSKGKVSIRGTGAVAINAGGNLSLNAVGSLTIRSGGPMNINAGSLLSVKTGGVTSVTSGGALNMTAGAAMSLTAGMSLQMTAAINIGLQAATIKSTGILTSNMKPVLTVGGI; encoded by the coding sequence ATGTCCGATATCGGGTTCTCCAACATCCTCACGGTGAAGATCGCCGGCATGAAGCTCAAGTCCCCGGAGGACAAGAAGCTGGTGGGGGGCTGGGTCGACTTCGGCGCGGGGGTGCCCGGCGCGTTCCAGCTCACCTTCCGTGACGAGAAGAGGGACATCCTCGGCAAGCTGAACGTCGAGATCGGCGTGCCCGTGGTCATCGCGCCCCTCTCGGACGGCAAGGGCACGCCGCTGATCACCGGTGAGGTCACCGCGCTGGAGACCGACTACGACCGCACCGGTACCTTCACCGTCATCCGTGGCTACGACAAGGGCCACCGGATGCTCCGGCAGCGCAGGGTCGCGGCGTACAAGAACAAGACCGCCACCGAGATCGCCGTGGAGCTGGCCCGCAAGAACGGCCTTCCGATGGGCAAGACGCAGCGGACCAAGGGCCAGTACGAGTTCATCAGCCAGGCCAACGTCACCGACTGGGACTTCGTCCAGCGGCTCGCGGACGAGAACGAGATGGTGATGTCCATCAACTCGTTGGGCAGGTTCCAGTTCGTCAAGCGGCAGCACGCGGCCACGGCTCCCCCGGAGAGCCTGCCGAGCGATAAGAGCGCGCTCCTCCTGAAGGGCGGCGAGGACATCCTGCGCTGCCGCGCGGCGGTCACCTCGGCCGACCAGGTGACCGCTGTCGAGGCGCGCGGCTGGAACGTCACCACCAAGCAGCCGCTCGTCTCCAAGTCGCCCGCTCTGGACAACTCGGGCTTCGCCATCGGTACGACGCCGGCCGAGGTGTCCAAGTCGTTCGGCAAGGCCGAACTCGTCGAGACCGACACGCCCTACGACAAGCTGGACGAGGTCAAGCACGCGGCCGACGCCCTGGCGGACGATGTGACCTCCTCCTTCGCCGAGGTGGAGATCACGGCGCGCGGCAACACCGAACTGCGTCCCGGCGTCGCCGTCACCCTCAAGGACGTGGGCAAGCCGTTCCAGGGCAAGTACACGGTCACGGCCGCCCGTCACACCTTCGGCGACCAGGAGCACTACCAGACGTTCCTCAACGTCAGCGGGCGTCAGTGGCGTTCGCTGTACGGGCTCGCCTCCGGCGGCGGCGCGGGGAGCCCGGCCAGGCTGCCGAGCGTCGCCAACGCCCTGGTCACCGACATCAAGGACCCGTTGCGGCAGGGCAGGGTCAAGCTGAAGTTCCCGTGGCTGGACGACATGTACGTCAGCGACTGGACCCGTACCGTCCAGTTCGGCGGAGTCAAGGGCGGCGGCATGATCTCCCCGGACGTGGACGACGAGGTGCTGGTGGCGTTCGACCGCGGCGCCCTGGACCACCCGTACGTCATCGGCGGCCTGTACAACGGCGTCGACAAGCCGGACCCCGTCGATGTGCCGGTGTACGATCCGACGCGCGGCAAGGTCACCCGGCGCACCCTGTCCGACCGCAGTAACAACCGGATCGACCTGCTCGACCAGAGCGTCGGCCTCAAGCGCGGAGTGCGGCTGTCCACCGGCGACAACCGGCTCACCATCAATCTGGACCGGACGAAGACCGAGATCGTCGTGGACAGCAAGGGCAAGGTCTCCATCAGGGGGACCGGCGCCGTGGCCATCAACGCGGGCGGCAATCTGTCGCTGAACGCGGTGGGCTCCCTGACGATCCGCAGCGGCGGACCGATGAACATCAACGCGGGAAGCCTGCTGTCCGTGAAGACGGGCGGCGTCACCTCCGTCACCTCCGGCGGGGCGCTCAACATGACGGCCGGCGCGGCCATGTCGCTCACCGCGGGGATGTCCCTCCAGATGACCGCTGCCATCAACATCGGCCTGCAAGCGGCCACGATCAAGTCCACCGGCATCCTCACCTCCAACATGAAGCCGGTGCTGACGGTAGGAGGCATCTGA